Below is a window of Malus domestica chromosome 13, GDT2T_hap1 DNA.
CTATGATTAAAACACTAAGAGTTTTGAGTAGGAATTCAtactcatctttgagtagtCAAGTATTGTTCTACGGTACCATAAGTACCTAGCTTCTATTAATTTATTCTACTTAAGAAAAGCAGGGATTAtctgaaaaaataaaactttttataaactttttgtCACTTTTTGTTTTTAGCACAATgtttaagagcaactccagcgttGCAAAGGCCCCTAGGGCAGCTCACTATTGAATAGCctccagtgaacagtaattgccattaatgaacagtaactaccttttgcatctccactcctaaactgaatagccaTAGCAAtatgcaataaaatattagtatttgtttattttataaaataatacaaaataattttatttgtaatttcaattaagatttttaatcattatcgttgcgccacgtgtcaatatccGAGAAGACAATTTTTGGtgatagatttcgataagatatTTATCCAATGACGTCGTGCCACGTATCGTTACCTTTTCAGAACCGTTGAGAATAGAtttctgataagatttttaactaaTCACGTCACAATCTgtttacaatctttgaggataaatttcgatcaaatttttaatgaatgacggcatgccacatggcattatctacaacctaattctttctttttccttcataTAACCCACCATCCATCCTAAGAAATTacacaccaaaatcaaaatctctatcattattcatagtttctgcttccttttTATAATGTCTTCTTCGAGGATGTTGTGGGAAATCAATGAGTAAGAGAAAGAATTGTTTAAGTAAGGGGAAGAAATGTTCAATCTCTAGGTGGgtgaaaatgagatggaagaggaagaggatgaggaacgTAGAATGAGAAATGACGAAACAAGAAGCCAAAGAGCCTCACATTaccgtcgagtcatccaagtTGTGACTCAGATCTGCAGGCCTAGCCATTCTGCAAacatttatagaaaagtaaaatcaattttttttaaattttttattaatttttaacatttttattaccttaattaatttctgccgtttgattaaaaaaaattgaaatccaaaCCTTAAGAATGTGCCATGTGGCACAACGGTaacattttagattttttaaagggaactttaacgaaaagctcccagtATTGTTCACttcaacgaaaaaccacatttttacactaaaaagtcaatcctggtactattcactttaccctttattttgtccttatcgttaaaactcgaagttttcaaaccattttcattagttttctttttttttaaatgttaatttttttttaatttagaaagGCAAATAACGTGGACGGTTGatatcaaatccaacggtccaggaAAAGTAACTGTTGAAATCCAACGGACGAGAACGTGACACGTGGCCACCAATGGTAACATTTCTACCGTCTGAACCGCGGGCCCCATCGCTTGAAATGTTGTTCGGGATGTGCCCCCACGAGCGCGTGTTGTGCACGCACCTGATGCAAGAATAATTAAATAGTGGCTGACGCCACCCTGACGTCTGCGTTGCATCACTTGGTCATCGGGCTCTCAACCACTAATTTGAGCCAGGCCTCTCATTCGCCCCCCTCGCCTGCCCAATCGCCCTCTGGGCTGGAGTTTGCAGCTCTGGCTATTGGGTTGGTAAAGTCGCCGGTCCATTGGACTAATTGTCCCGGTAGAGTTGCTATAATAGGATGGAACTTGGAATGCACCTAGCATTTACTGGGATTCCAATACCCACCGGCCATTACTTCCCCCTGAGCCCCCAAACCTCTCACTCTTCCCACTCCCCCAACTTCCTGCCCCCAAACCCCTCACTCTTCCCACTCCCTCaacttcctttcttttctatCCCTCCCTCTGCTTTCCTACAAAGAAGGAAccccaaaagcacttaaaaacaGCCAAAAAAACCAGAGAGAAAAATGTCCAACAAGTCACCAATCTTTCTGATGCCACAACCCCAACACTTCAGCGACTATGGCTTCGACCCCCAAGTCGACTACTGTTAGAGTAAATGTAGAATTATGGAGAATAATTCAAAGGATGACTTTGAGGTAtgacttgaatcgtttccttaaagtgttatttgtctcactcgaatgagtttgctaaagggttcttggcaaatcacttccaggatacaacaaagtatgaaatattcgattagcaaaaccgaattatatttccttagaaataactagaaagaaattgtatgaatgtgatagagaaagaagagagcaATGAGTGTAGAAATAAATTTCTAAAATTGTGTATACAACAACTTTCTGAATGAATCATTTTCTACTAATGTCAccaatatatatagagagaattaCACCCGTTAGACACATCCTTTGATTTGAGTATGTCTTTTCACCATGAGATACAACACATTGCAGCAATATGTCCAATGGACATATCTGATACAAAACACCTCTTACCCAAAGGATCATGAAACATGTCTTTTCAGCAATAATCAAAAGAATCATGTTCAAATTGAAGAGATCTGCTTTTTGGGTTAATAACCCAATCTCATCCTCTGTCAGTCAAacagccttatatatatatatatatatatatatatatatatatattcttaaaatattatctggcttctctgccctcccatttcctaTACATTCTCGTccctcctatttgtgcggtcacggttaagtcacattaacattttatattactattgctgtttgtcttattatctctataaaaaatcagtataaaatgttgacgtggtttaaccgtgaccccacaaaataagaggggatgagagtgtatgggaagtgggagggTAGAGAAGCCGAGTCCGACGATGAGATCCATAGACTCCAAACATTTCAAGCTTCAAAAGCCCATCTCAAAAGATGACTCCAAAAAGCCCCACCACAACAAAACTAAGAAGAAGCGATGGTGGAAAAGCGCTCTTCTTTTCTTCAAATGGAACAAGCTAACAccccaccaccactaccaccgTGTCTCCGCCATCCGCGGCGGTGATGAAAATGTTCAACACCAGGCCAGAGCCAAAGCCTTTGGGGCATCCATTTTTGGGCCGGTTTATATCACTGAGAGTATAAGCTGGTCGTGCATGCCTTACCTGAGTACTAGCCGGCCGCCGTCTGGGCCGCTCGCTGGTACTATGCCTACGGCGAGTAAGGATGAGATGGGCATTCCTTACTTGAACCTGAGAGAGCTTAACATGGAGCAACAGCAACAGAGGAACTCTACCTCTGCCATGCCTATATATTTGGTTACTTAATTAGTATTTCAGGTGTTTAATCAATTACATTGTTATTCTTTTGGAGAACCTTATGTTTTTTACTAATTGCTTTTCTTTGGATTAATTAAGCGGGATGCTAAATGGGGTTGGATTTGTTTGTCTGTTTTTACTTTTTGCAAACTGCAAAGGTGTTTGATCCTTTGGAGGAAAGCTAGATCCTCATTTTGGTGTTTGTTGTTGCTCATTCTTATCTTTTGTTATAAATGTCTATTAACTGTTAGTCACTTGGTGATGGCAAAAGTtgtttgttagttgagaaacgCTAATAGGACTCCCTCAAAAGCGACAGCTTCACGAATTTTATGCCACTCAATGACTTAACGTGACCAAAACTTGTAAGGGTAATGCGCAAAAATGGTGATGCATATCTTTTGACCAGAGCAATAAGATGTGCAAGCTCAATGGCTTAATGTGACCAAAACGTTATATGCCAACTGCCAAGCATAAGGAGCAGATGATGAAGGGGATATAAGGGAATGATCAGTCGGTTTCATGGAGCTACCAATTCGTATTTCGTTTGACACATTGTGGAAGATCTGAAGGCCCTGCTATTTGGGATCACTGGAGGCTAGTGCTGCCTACACGCGCCGCTAAGCTAATGAGGTTGTGGGTAttgtagtttttttatttaagtggGCCTTATTATTTGGTTTAGATACAAAGCCTATTCTTTTTGCTTCATTGATAGACCCCAAATATTTTGTGGtgtgaaaaaaaagaagtagGCCTGTTTCAACACCATCCACCTTAGTGTACACATAATAGCCATAACTGaggataaattaaaaaaaaaaatctcaattttGTATGTAGTGGATTGCTCTGATAAATAGGGTAATGCGTATTCAATTCATTGCATTTTGGTTCAAAGTTCAAACCCATTGCTTTATTGTAAATAGGGTATTCATGTTCAACCTACAGCGTTCCGGCCCAAACATTCTGCATATAGTTGATTGCTCTAGTAGATAAGTCACCGTGGGGTTTGCTTTTCACTTCttgaaaaagttttttttttttccaacttgAGAAAGCATTTGGTTTTCCTTGATCTATTTGGTATTTCCACATCATGTTAGAGTTAGTCTCTCTTTCATGTGTTGCACCCTGGTGAACCTCAACAAGAATTTGTACCTTTCTCGTTTGTTTGTGAGCAAGCATTGGAATTACATGCCTCATTCTAGGTGTTTATAGACTaaactttttgtgtttttttttcttcagttttttttattaagctttagaattttttttattaagatgCTTTTACTTGAACCACTTTAgtttaattgaattgaatttacatgtcagtttaatatgtttaaatttatttttatttttaattttcattgttAGTGATGATGTaacgaggcacaccatatcagtggatgatatgctccttgatgaaacgAACGACaatttccttcttgacttcccttaggggtataGCTTCAACCCACTTGGATTAGTAATATGTTGCAGCTAAGATGTAAGTTTCTCCTATAGATAACTTTGGTGTGATTGGTTATACGatgtccaatccccatgcatcgaacggTCATGAAGCAACCATGGGGTGTAAAGGCTTAGGCgattgatgtatgaagttggcgtggaattggcaggcttggtaCCTTTTGGCGTACTCCAGGCAGTCCTTCACCATGCTTAAGCTGGAAGTGTAGTTTTGGTCTAGATTGATGCGCTCCGCATATGCCTGAGTGTGTTTCTTCCATGGCTtaattggcttcttcctcacctagtcATCTTAGaagtacttcttcaaaagagcgtcggtagagtgttttaagcttgACTGCAAGACGATGCACGGTGATGGTAGGGTCAAGGCCTGGCATTTCTTTGTCGTCCTTATACTCCATTAGCAGTTGGTAGTACTCCTCGATCTCGTTCGCACTTAGTAGTGGACTTACAAAGATAGGCTTCggcttgtgcctaagttgagctatttgagatcatcaaccgtggcttgcccccTATCCTTGAGCTATGGTGGCGCATCAATGACGTCCTCCTTAAtgatttcgtcttctttgtcttctttgattgtgatgtggaaaatgtctTGGACCTCCTCTTCAGTGTCGTCCTCTTGAGCTTGTTGGTATGAAGATTggccagtgtggatgatggtgcacCTCTTTACCCTCAGTTGTCCTTTTATGTCAACTTCCAAGGTTGCTTGATGCTTCATCCTTGAAATAATCATGCTTCGAACGTTTTCCTTTGCTGTTAGATCGtcgatattttcttcttttggcaTTGTCTTCCTCTTTCTAGAAGGTTGCTTGGTTTCTTTAAGTCTTTCCAAGGTTAACCGTCGTGAAGGAGAGCTAGCTgtgttgctttgtttcttaggttttgataacctttcgaaaacagagctttggggTGTTGGTATGTTAAGTTGTTTGAAGACAGAAGTTCGGTCATGACTACCAATGTGATCAAGTGTCGAAATTCTGGGTTTTGAATGATTCAGCCTATCAAAGACTGAAGTTCGAGGGACGAGTTTAGGCTCATCTTGATTTTGTTCAATGCTCACGCTAATATGTTGAGCGCTAAcgttttttgctttgcttgaaatcttcacgggtgtatttggtgtgaagccaagtctagttttgttgttgtcaactccgtAACCGTGCTCCTTCAACTTTTTTTGAGTCTtggtgaggtcacgttctttgtcGCTGACGGTGTTTGCATTCTTCTTtccaagatttgaagatgagGCGAAATCATACCCAAcctttgacatgagtttgtaggcgtttaggtcgaaaccttcttcggtcctcttggttggaagaAAGCTTGGTTTTGCCCCCTTTGGCAGGGGTTTTATAAAACCTTGTGGtggttttgaaactttaatgttgcctagctgtgtcagaggtaaaatTGCATTTGTATTGAGCTGTTTTACATCGTCATTGTGTAGCTATATGTCatctttgtttgttttagttTAGAATGGAGATTGCTCATTCTTTTTTCTCGATATTGGGATGTATCAGAAGACGGGTGTGTTTGGTCATTTTGAGAGCGTCACACTCCTTTTTATTGTTGTGGGCTTAGTAAGCTCATTgtcgtttttgcttgaagatggcacgGTTTCCCCTTCTTGTTTCTTGGGCAAGGCTTACCACTTTTATTTCTTAGGTGCGGCTTTGCCTGTGGACTTGatttcttttggaagagctttaGGCACCATGGcctcatccatgtagaacttggcgtccaCGAAGTGTCATTCGACTTCGGTGAATAGCTTGGTGTTGCCTTGTATCACCTTTACTCATTCTCAGTAGAACTTTAAGCATTGATGAAGGGTGGACGACACTGCTCCATTCTCGTGGATCCAAGGTTTTCCTAAGAGCAAgttgtaggaagttcttgcatcaatcacgtggaatagtGTGCTTGATTTGAGTTCATCGATAGTTATCTCCACTCGGAACATGCCCATcactctttgtcctccttgattaaaaccttggattaagAGGCAGCTTCaggatagttcatccaccttgatgcagattgtggtcattgttgagtttggcatgatgtttatggccgaCCCACCATCTACAAGCATGCAGTTGATTTTATTCTCTTtcacgtacccagagacgaagagaaggCGGATGGGAGGCTTTGACCCTAGCAGTAAATCTTCGTCAGTAAAGTTGATAGAGTCATGGGCAGCACAACATGTGGCATATTCATGTGGCGAAGCTTCAAGCCTTTGTCTTTGCTTTCTTGCACCTCGTGGTCGTCGGGACTTGCCAAGACCGCTAATAGTGTTTTTCGCATCTCCTTGGGCAATTGTAGTGCTTCTTTGATGCTAAAGTGTGCCGGCAGGCTTTCTTTAGGCGTGAGCTCGATGGCGATAACTTTACCTTTTAAAGGCTCTTCTATCTTTACTTCAACCATGTGATAGGTAGTGGTattgcactgttggaagaagttcTTCGGGAAGTACTAGTGCAAGAAGAcgggaatgcgtggctctttCTCTATAGATTCCCTAACGAACGTTAGCTTAGCAACTCCTACGTTCCTTTTGGTTTTTCTATTGTTGTGACGGTggtgctttctcccttgttccacCTTTAGCCTTGCGGCTTGTGGTCTTAGCTTCCTTATCTTTTTGTAGGTCACGAGTGTCCAcccttcttcatcatcggtaGGTGCATTTGGTCATTTGACCCTAGCGATTGTTGTGCAGAAGGTACCGTGTAGCTTGAGCATAGACGGGAGTGGTCATGCGTCACTTGAAGAGGCATAGGATCGAAGGATACAAACATAATCGTGGTAGTGTGTGTTGCGGCCGTGTCTTCAAGGTCAAGTTCAATTTACCCTTGTTATgttagcttcatgatgagctcaTTGAGGACAAAGCACTTGCCAACAGGATGATTCACAATACGATGATACTTGTAGTACCTAGCTCAATCCACCTCTAGCTTTTCCTCAGCTTTGTCCATCAGAGGCCCCTCATTTTCGTCAGTTTCCTTCTTTGGTGGATTAACCTTCGGGTCAGCTTTCTCATCGTGCTGCGCCTCCAGACGGTTGACGAATGTAGCAATCTGTAAGTCATTTTCCTCCACGGTCATTGTCAACCTTGTGATTTCTTCGCTCATTTGTGCTAGCTGCTATTCGATTGAAGTCGTACtagtagtcatgacttgcatggttaTGGGATACGAACTGCTTGAGTCGGCATTGGAAGTCAACGACTCGAAGTACCTCATCGTGTTTTCTTCCCTTGGTGCCTTTAgcgaggctaaggtgatcactGGCTCGTGCCTCAGGTGCTCTTGCTTCTCTGACAGAGTTGAATTAGAGGTGGAAGACACTGCAGAGAGAGATCTTACCTTGCTTAGGGTTGTAACGCCCAAAGTGCCACCACTTGCGGCAAGGATGTTCTTGTTATTTGCGTTGGTTGCgggaatagcttgatcttttCTTGATGTCATGTGtgtttcttgtggatttgaagaTAGAGATAAGAGGCAAAGAGGttccactgggcgtgccaaatttgtaatcaCGAAAATTCTGTAACaaatgaaacgagaacacgtatacaaagtagatttgtattgatgaatttatagggttacaatctctgtttacaattttcctctgattcagtcttcaaatttgatgtagatgcgtaggttgttgatcaaagggtcgcgatgacttgatctcagaCGAACGATTGAacaattgcttcaagttttgagcttgaaacaatgcgtGGATAGTCTTCACCTCTCGGTTTGCATATGACCTGTGGCAAAGGTGATGTTGATATGGGATTTTGTTGATACAAGGGTCTTGACGCCTTGATCTTGAATCTTGAATCAAATGTCCTTACAAGTTTTAAGCTtacaacaaagtcttgaaggaattggCATGAATGCTTGTAGATTCTCCAACTGAATGCTTCGGCTTTGGTAGAAAaaagcttcggctttggttgtgcgttcttcgaagagagctttgacagcgtattagtcttcaaagatttggcagaggttatccttttgtgagaattttggcccttcaatgtagaaattgtcgaCCTTATGCTTGTCttgggaccttgtatttatagacttccaaagccatgcctttgggtgaatttggctttgatttgtgtcttgattcatccatgggagaatttaggcatattttgtgtcttgtttcatccACTTTCCCTTATCTTGGCCGAATTATATAGggcttgttgcctattttgtgcgcaatcttcaattcttgcttgtttttgtgaagatgctttagctttctttccaatttgagagattttggaCCCTTGCCGATTTTGAAGGAGATTACCTCCCTTTTGCCGAGTTTTAGGAAGGTTTTgtacttcctttgcttgatttgtgtcACATGTTATTTATGACTtatccatttgtgatgagtcatatgtcatgtggagctttgtgatgcattatttgtatgcaatgaaatttacatgtctacagtGGAAGCTCTCTAGTTTTTCTTGCCCCAATGGCTTTGCCTTGTAACTTTTATTTTCATCTTAAAATaacatgaaaacaaaagaaaagaaaaaggatgcCTGGTAAGTTGTGTtatatttaattcttttttaatagCGGGATTGAATAGTAAAGTACTAACTTTTACACTCAAAGTTTGATTATTGCATTcatctgaagtacaaaaattgGACGATAAACTTCTTGTACTAAGATCTTCACATGGAAATAAATGATAAACCATATATTGCCATCCAAATTTCACAAATATATCGATCTCACCAAACAAGTGCAGCAATATGCGTGGAGTTGAAAAGCACATGACCAATTTGGTCGATTAGTCAAAGTCATTAGTCGtgagagcaattccacccctaaaaaaatacacCATCATCTAGCCCATTTAATCCACTCAGTGAACAGTGATAGACACCAATGAATAGTAATAGGtcaaatgcatctccaccctaaaaactaaatagcctagtcaattttattaaaatattattaatttttattataaaataataatttaatttttaatttctaacattatcccttctttttcttcccacTTTTCACTCTCCCACCAcaatcccttcttcttcttcccacttTTCACTTTTCCACTGCAACTCTCTGTATTTCGCTCCGTACGCCCACCAAACTACGCACCACACCAACGCTCCAAAAAAAATAGACATATTTCTCCTGGAAAAAACCCTTTTGGGTCTCTTCGTCGCCGTGATCGTCGCCATCGCCATTTCAAAACTCCGCGGTTGTCGCCTCACCATCGGTCGTCACCATCGCCATCATTGACGTGATCATCGCCTCACCGACCTTGCCAAGAAATTCGGCGACTGCTTCCTCCTCCGCATGGGGCAGTGCAACCTCGTTGTCGTCGTCTCCTCGCCGGAGCTCTCCAAGGAGGTGCTCCACACCCAAAGAGTCGAATTTGGGTCAAGGGAGGCGTGGCGGTATCGCCTGGTGTCATGTAGGCCGGGTAAGAGCTCAACACATTCTGAGCCGGCCTAGAGACCAGCTTAGGCTGGGTGCCAGCCTATCTGCTCAGCTGGAGTGGATTGGTTGGGTGCCGGGCCAATAATTTGGCTGGGTGCTGGCCTAAAGGTTGAGTGGGGTTTGCTTTTCAATCTtcatttttatttcaatttacaTGCATTAAAATAGCAAAGATTGTATGGACGTCACGTGATTTGGTTTTCGTTGATTAATCAAAGtattaaactaaacacatgATGTAGTAGATCTTCAAGGACCAAGATGATCAAGTGTAGGGATGATAATGGTTCGGTTCGGGAATGGAAATGCTATATTCATCTCCATAACCACGAAAATTAACCATATCTATAATCGCAAATTAACCATTGGGTATTATCCATAATCGTGCCCATTATGTAACGAATTGCCCATCGATTAACGGTTATATGCATCTTcgtcaatacaaaaaatatatttattcaaTTGACGCAtgataatttagtaaatattaattttgtcactaaatatttgatgtataaaatgatttaaTGAATGGATCTTTTGGAGCATAAAACTTAAAGCTAAACATTGATAATGTAGACTGATCTTTGATATATCCTATAAGTACCATTGAATTCTCATAGATTTTGATTCGTATCAAAACTTTTGAACTTTCCCACAAAATGCAACTCACACAATGCAATTTTTGTATTCTCAAGGTAATAGATTtggtgaataatatatatatatatatattatttaatactttaatattatataaaattatatccAAAATCATAATCGAATAATATTCACAATTTTTCTCCATACCCAAAATATACATGAATTTTCATATCCAAATCCAATCTATTTGAACAATTATCTACAGTTATCAAGTTTAACGGTTATAAGTATCATTCCTAATAAGGTGGGACCATAAGTACCTAGCTTCTATTAATTTATTCTACTTCAGAAAAGCAGAGATTATCTGAAAAAAGAGACTTAATATaaaatttttgtccttttttatttttggcataaTATTTAATACAGATGGAACTTGAAACGTGCACATAGTATTCACCGGGGTTCCAAGGCCCAAAGGCCATTACTTCCCCTTGAGCACCCA
It encodes the following:
- the LOC103452878 gene encoding uncharacterized protein — encoded protein: MGSGRVEKPSPTMRSIDSKHFKLQKPISKDDSKKPHHNKTKKKRWWKSALLFFKWNKLTPHHHYHRVSAIRGGDENVQHQARAKAFGASIFGPVYITESISWSCMPYLSTSRPPSGPLAGTMPTASKDEMGIPYLNLRELNMEQQQQRNSTSAMPIYLVT